ATGAAATTCTATGATGATTTTTTAGAATATTTAAAAAAATTATTATTAGAAGGTAAAAAAATCATAATTTGTGGAGATGTAAATACAGCACACCGCCCAATAGATTTAACTCACCCAAAAGCTAATGAAAAAACAAGTGGATTTTTACCAATTGAGCGTGAGTGGATTGATAGATTGCTTGATGCTGGGTTTGTTGATACATTTAGATATATAAACGGAGATATTCCTGAAAAATATTCGTGGTGGAGCTATCGTGCAGCTGCTAGAAATAGAAATGTTGGTTGGAGAATTGATTATTTTTTCATATCAAATAATCTTACCCCTTATTTAAAAGACGCCTTTATATTAAGCGATGTAATGGGCTCTGATCATTGTCCTGTTGGTATTGATATTGAAATCTAAAATAAATGAGTTTTTAAATTCTAACAATATTTGCGTAGTTTCTACAAATGAGCCTTATTCGGCTACTTTATTTTATAAATTTGATGAGATTAATGAAGCATTGCTTTTTATCTCATCGCCTACTTCAAGGCATATTAAATTAGATGAATTATTAAGTGCAGCAATTTATACAAACAATCCAATTAAAGGCGTTCAAATAATAGGAAAATTATTATTAGCAAATGAAACCCAAAAAAGGCTTTATTTAAATACATATAAGGCTGCTAATTTTGCACTAAATCACAAAATTTATGCACTAAAGCTAAAATATTTAAAATACACAGATAATACCCTAATGCTACCTAAAAAAACGGAGATTTTTTATGAATGAATTTATACTTGATATAAGTGCTACTTTATTTTTTAGTTTTTTACTAATTTATTTTGTAATTAAAAGGATAAAAAAATGAAAGCATTAATTATTTGTGATAGCTTTAAAGGCTCTCTTAGTTCAAAACAAGCAAACGAAGCTATCAAAAAATCTTGCGATAAATTAAATATAAACTCAATTCAACTAGCTATTTCTGATGGTGGAGAAGGTTTTTTAGAAAGTATAAATGATAAAATCAATGCTACAAAACTCTATTTAAACTTAAAAAATGCTTATGGTATTAGAGATTATAAGGGTTATTATCTTTTAAAAGAAAATAAAGCATATTTTGAAATGGCAGAATTTGCAGGATTAATCGCTCTTAATGAAAATGAAAAAAATCCTTGCAAAACTAGCACAATTTCACTAGGTATTGCTATAAAAGACGCTATTAATAATGGTGCAAATGAGTTTATAATAGGCATTGGTGGCTCGGCTACAAATGATGCTGGAATAGGAATGCTAAGTGCTTTAGGATACGAATTTTTAGATGAATTTGAAAATATTTTAAAACCTATCGGAGAAAATCTAATAAAAATTGCAAAAATAAATGATAAAAATGTATTAAAAGAGCTTAAAAACTGCAGCTTTAAAATAGCTTGTGATGTGAAAAATCCACTATATGGAGAAAATGGTGCAGCGTATGTCTATGCAAGGCAAAAAGGTGCAAATGATGATGAAATTAAAATGCTTGATTTGGGTTTAAAAAATTTTGCAAAAGTTTGTAAAAAATATTTAACTAAAGATTATTCACAATTTCAAGGTTGTGGGGCTGCTGGTGGGCTTGGATTTGGCTTTAAAGCATTTTTAAATGCAGAATTTGAAAGTGGATTTTCATACATTAAAAACCTTTTAAATCTTGAAGAATTGATTAAAAACTCTGATTTAATAATAACAGGAGAAGGTGCTTTTGATAATCAAAGTTTGATGGGAAAAGTAATCGGAGAAATTAATCAAATTTGTAAAATTTATGATAAAAAATTAATAATATTTTGTGGTTTAAATAATAGTGATTTTAAAAATTGCTTTTCTTTAACAAAAGCATTTTCTAATAAAACAAAAAATGAATTAATGCAAAATAGCATTGCCTATCAATGCTTAAATGAGCTTTCGTTTAATGTATTGCAAACTTTTCTTGCTAAAAAATAATTTTTAACAAGGAGATATTATGCTTAAAAAAATTATAACTCACGAGCTTTTTGCTCCAATTTTATTGATTTTTATGACTATACTTGCTTTAGCTCTTAAAAATTCAAATCTAAACACTTATTATGAACTCATTACTAATTATAAAGCAGGTGTGATTTTTGGAGATTTAAACCTTATAAAACCACTTACTTTATGGGTAAATGATGGGCTTATGGCTATATTTTTCTTTTGGGTTGGATTAGAAGTTAAAAAAGAAATTCTAATAGGAGAATTAAGCAATATAAAAGCTGCTAGTTTGCCACTAATTGCAGCACTTGGCGGAGTAATTGTCCCTGCTATAATTTATAGTTTAATTAATATAAACGATAGCTTTGCTTTACAAGGCTTTGCGATACCGACTGCAACTGATATTGCTTTTGCTTTAGGAGTTTTATTATTACTTGGAAATAAAATTCCAAAATCTTTAACAATATTTTTACTAAGCCTTGCAATATTTGA
This is a stretch of genomic DNA from Campylobacter sp. RM12651. It encodes these proteins:
- a CDS encoding glycerate kinase: MKALIICDSFKGSLSSKQANEAIKKSCDKLNINSIQLAISDGGEGFLESINDKINATKLYLNLKNAYGIRDYKGYYLLKENKAYFEMAEFAGLIALNENEKNPCKTSTISLGIAIKDAINNGANEFIIGIGGSATNDAGIGMLSALGYEFLDEFENILKPIGENLIKIAKINDKNVLKELKNCSFKIACDVKNPLYGENGAAYVYARQKGANDDEIKMLDLGLKNFAKVCKKYLTKDYSQFQGCGAAGGLGFGFKAFLNAEFESGFSYIKNLLNLEELIKNSDLIITGEGAFDNQSLMGKVIGEINQICKIYDKKLIIFCGLNNSDFKNCFSLTKAFSNKTKNELMQNSIAYQCLNELSFNVLQTFLAKK
- a CDS encoding exodeoxyribonuclease III, whose protein sequence is MRLISWNVNGLRAICDKDGFSFLEKYPTDFLGIQEIKATPDKFPKDINNLGFKDIKSNSAKRAGYSGVMSFLNFECESRFAQFFPDDEGRVLEHSFKDIVLFNIYFPNGQSGDERLDYKMKFYDDFLEYLKKLLLEGKKIIICGDVNTAHRPIDLTHPKANEKTSGFLPIEREWIDRLLDAGFVDTFRYINGDIPEKYSWWSYRAAARNRNVGWRIDYFFISNNLTPYLKDAFILSDVMGSDHCPVGIDIEI